One Nitrospira defluvii DNA window includes the following coding sequences:
- a CDS encoding glycoside hydrolase: MKGGKMYDDGQDASNGRPGVIAAIPRHHTAMRILLVVLCAMACTGIWPVKTAAADVSDPGAVKWHPGHYYAPMSFMRTNPKIMAQVYRELQATPALRGLQMRVEWPELEPEEGQYDFTAIERVLAELAPHNKRLIVLLELKSFKPQVLPVPFYMASETYEGGAFPFSSYGTDAPRGNNLKLWNPAVRDRLVALIRELGKRFNGHAHFEGIGLPETAMGQPLVPVSKRDVERQYDNLLSVQQAMRAAFPNTMTYQFVNYPREMLPSFVGQMRTIGTALGGPDVFIDDPGLNFDRPNKPKGAYHFYAPLSGVVPLTPSVMQSNYENTQHDGRGRVPTIAELFAFARDRLRANYIFWTRAPNYYPKVLEFMSGLSAADGQARGLNPTCPKVYASCVE; this comes from the coding sequence ATGAAGGGAGGCAAGATGTACGATGATGGGCAGGACGCGAGCAATGGCCGGCCAGGAGTGATCGCGGCGATTCCAAGGCATCACACCGCCATGCGCATCTTGCTGGTGGTGCTCTGCGCCATGGCGTGTACGGGAATCTGGCCGGTAAAGACCGCGGCTGCGGATGTGTCGGATCCCGGTGCGGTGAAATGGCACCCCGGCCACTACTATGCGCCGATGTCGTTCATGCGGACCAACCCGAAGATCATGGCACAAGTCTATCGCGAGCTGCAGGCGACCCCCGCGTTGCGCGGGCTGCAGATGCGTGTTGAGTGGCCGGAGTTGGAACCTGAGGAAGGTCAGTATGACTTTACGGCAATTGAGCGGGTATTGGCCGAACTGGCGCCGCACAACAAGCGGCTGATTGTGCTGTTGGAGCTGAAATCCTTCAAGCCTCAGGTGTTGCCCGTGCCATTCTACATGGCAAGCGAGACATATGAGGGAGGGGCGTTCCCGTTCAGCAGTTACGGTACGGATGCGCCACGCGGAAATAATCTGAAACTCTGGAACCCGGCGGTTCGTGATCGCCTCGTTGCGCTCATTCGTGAATTGGGGAAGCGCTTCAACGGCCATGCGCATTTCGAGGGCATAGGTCTTCCCGAAACTGCGATGGGACAACCGCTCGTCCCGGTGTCCAAGCGTGACGTCGAGCGACAGTACGACAATCTGCTCAGTGTGCAGCAAGCGATGCGCGCGGCGTTCCCGAACACGATGACGTATCAGTTTGTAAACTATCCGCGCGAGATGTTGCCCTCGTTTGTCGGCCAGATGCGCACAATCGGGACGGCGTTGGGCGGGCCTGATGTGTTCATCGACGACCCCGGCTTGAACTTCGACCGTCCGAATAAGCCTAAAGGGGCATACCATTTTTATGCGCCGTTGTCCGGCGTCGTGCCGTTGACGCCCTCGGTGATGCAGTCCAACTATGAGAACACGCAACACGACGGACGAGGGAGAGTACCGACCATCGCCGAGTTGTTCGCGTTTGCGCGAGACCGGTTACGGGCGAACTACATTTTTTGGACCCGCGCCCCGAACTACTACCCCAAGGTGTTGGAATTTATGAGTGGGCTGTCTGCGGCGGACGGCCAGGCCCGTGGGCTCAATCCGACCTGTCCCAAGGTCTACGCGTCGTGCGTGGAGTAG
- a CDS encoding CBS domain-containing protein: MAKKLKSSQEPADVLSRHIEDVRGTLATFQTFLSRRKGNASLEAFDEQAEELLSEAFGGASEELEAYQYAKLGEAAILPEEAQEAGTHNLDRESLHQRKQVLESCLAQLELKRSTRIGRDWRRTLGERIDGRTVAEFMSSEVRSVHKGASIKEAGRLLQKWRIGSLLVDDGSRYLGIITDTDLSRKAVAKGLDPNTTTVMSCMSKVVITIEDSEPIKEALRLMKKEGIRHLPVTEDGTIIGVLSVGDLLRAYQKMLEL; this comes from the coding sequence ATGGCCAAGAAACTCAAGTCGAGCCAGGAACCGGCTGATGTGCTCAGCCGGCATATCGAAGATGTCCGTGGAACACTAGCGACCTTTCAGACGTTCTTATCTCGGCGGAAGGGGAATGCGTCGCTGGAGGCATTTGACGAGCAGGCCGAGGAACTGCTGAGCGAGGCGTTTGGTGGGGCCTCGGAGGAACTGGAGGCGTATCAGTACGCCAAGCTTGGCGAGGCGGCGATTCTTCCGGAGGAGGCGCAGGAGGCGGGTACGCACAATCTCGATCGTGAGAGCCTGCATCAACGCAAGCAGGTGCTGGAAAGTTGCCTGGCGCAGCTTGAACTGAAGCGCAGCACCAGGATCGGCCGTGATTGGCGGCGAACGCTTGGAGAGCGGATCGACGGCCGTACGGTGGCGGAATTCATGTCATCCGAGGTCCGAAGCGTCCACAAAGGCGCGTCCATTAAAGAGGCCGGTCGCCTGCTGCAGAAGTGGCGCATCGGATCGTTGCTCGTCGACGACGGTTCCCGTTATCTCGGCATCATTACGGATACGGATCTGAGCCGAAAAGCAGTGGCCAAGGGGTTGGATCCGAACACGACGACGGTGATGTCGTGTATGAGCAAGGTGGTGATCACCATCGAAGACAGCGAGCCCATCAAGGAGGCTCTCCGGCTGATGAAGAAAGAAGGCATTCGCCACCTGCCGGTGACGGAAGACGGCACGATCATCGGGGTGTTATCCGTGGGAGATCTCCTCCGCGCGTACCAGAAAATGCTCGAACTCTAA
- a CDS encoding ferredoxin--nitrite reductase, which yields MNKIEAIKSEQDGLSVRDRLAHYAQAGWEAIPEDDVQRLKWYGLFLRNPTPGYFMLRVRMPGGHTTAAQLHVLADIALAHGNGVIDVTTRQQVQVRHLTIAAVPAVFDKLTEVGLTSMQTGMDSVRNIMTCPVAGLNPNELLDGTDIVRAINHEVLGNAAYTNLPRKCNIAVTGCADNCLHTETQDIALVPAYHDLGHDKCYGYNVLVGGKLGSGGYRIASSLDMFVNPAEAFDVCRTLLHIYRDHGPRENRTQARFAFLVEAWGEARLRHEVEVRMGRALPAAGVDARAAAERDHIGIFRQKQRGMNYVGLKVLVGRIKAAELHGIAGLADRYGTGEVRLSPAQAFVIPHISDRLVGELAEEPLVKQFAYNPSALYKGLVSCVGSDYCNLAVIETKSRAVETARTLERRLGDTLKPITVHWSGCPAGCGNHLVADVGLLGKKARVNGKVVDAVDIFVGGRSGPDPKLAIKIMEDVPCDKLPAVLENVMPYHTRDKMHRVRGKVVPKAGSAAKPASDNERAAILPGLTPQPFSA from the coding sequence ATGAACAAAATTGAAGCGATCAAGTCGGAACAAGACGGATTATCGGTTCGTGACAGGCTGGCACACTATGCGCAAGCTGGGTGGGAGGCCATCCCGGAAGACGATGTTCAACGGTTGAAATGGTACGGTCTGTTCCTGCGGAATCCCACGCCCGGGTACTTCATGCTGCGGGTGCGCATGCCGGGCGGCCACACGACGGCGGCTCAACTCCACGTACTGGCGGACATCGCGCTGGCGCATGGCAACGGCGTGATCGATGTGACGACCAGGCAACAAGTGCAAGTGCGCCATCTCACGATCGCAGCGGTGCCTGCGGTGTTCGACAAGCTGACGGAGGTGGGGCTCACGTCGATGCAAACCGGCATGGACAGCGTGCGGAATATCATGACGTGCCCAGTGGCCGGTCTGAATCCCAACGAACTGCTCGACGGAACCGACATCGTGCGCGCGATCAATCACGAAGTGCTGGGAAATGCGGCCTATACGAATTTGCCGCGCAAGTGCAATATCGCGGTGACCGGCTGCGCGGACAATTGTCTCCACACGGAGACGCAAGACATCGCGTTGGTGCCGGCCTATCACGACTTGGGCCACGACAAGTGTTACGGCTACAACGTCCTGGTAGGCGGGAAGTTGGGCTCCGGCGGCTATCGCATCGCCAGTTCGTTGGATATGTTCGTCAATCCGGCGGAGGCCTTTGACGTGTGCCGGACGCTGCTGCACATCTATCGGGACCACGGGCCACGAGAGAATCGCACGCAAGCGCGGTTCGCATTTCTGGTCGAAGCCTGGGGCGAGGCACGGCTGCGTCATGAGGTGGAGGTGCGGATGGGGCGAGCGCTGCCTGCTGCGGGCGTCGATGCTCGAGCGGCGGCGGAGCGCGATCACATCGGAATCTTCCGCCAAAAGCAACGTGGCATGAACTATGTCGGGCTCAAAGTGCTGGTGGGACGGATCAAAGCCGCGGAGCTACACGGCATCGCCGGGTTGGCGGATCGATATGGGACAGGTGAAGTGCGACTCTCACCCGCGCAAGCGTTCGTCATCCCACATATCAGCGACCGGCTGGTGGGTGAACTGGCGGAAGAGCCGCTGGTGAAGCAATTCGCGTACAATCCATCGGCCCTCTACAAGGGGTTGGTGAGTTGCGTCGGCAGCGACTATTGCAACCTGGCCGTCATTGAAACCAAAAGCCGGGCCGTGGAAACGGCGCGGACGCTGGAGCGGAGGTTGGGCGATACCCTCAAGCCGATCACCGTCCATTGGTCAGGCTGTCCTGCCGGCTGCGGCAATCATCTCGTGGCGGATGTTGGATTGCTCGGCAAAAAGGCCCGAGTGAACGGCAAAGTCGTCGATGCTGTCGACATCTTTGTCGGTGGCCGTTCGGGGCCGGATCCGAAGTTGGCCATAAAGATCATGGAGGATGTGCCCTGCGACAAGCTTCCGGCGGTACTGGAAAATGTGATGCCGTATCATACGCGGGACAAAATGCATCGGGTTCGTGGAAAGGTCGTGCCCAAGGCCGGGAGCGCGGCGAAACCGGCGTCAGACAATGAGAGGGCTGCCATCCTGCCCGGCCTCACGCCGCAACCCTTTTCGGCGTAA
- the cynS gene encoding cyanase → MEKAAVRKAIKTQRLNKKVTIAEVAKTVGKNPTFVAAALNGNHRLSPEEAGKVGKLLDLDKEQISSLSAFPVRADFPNATDPFKYRLLEVIGVYGDSLREMANEMFGDGIMSAIDFTLDMEKVTGSQGEARCKITLNGKWLEYKTF, encoded by the coding sequence ATGGAAAAAGCAGCAGTACGCAAGGCGATAAAGACGCAGCGGTTGAACAAGAAGGTCACGATTGCAGAGGTGGCGAAGACGGTCGGGAAGAATCCGACGTTCGTCGCCGCGGCGTTGAACGGGAACCACCGCCTATCACCGGAGGAAGCGGGCAAAGTGGGGAAGCTGCTGGATTTGGATAAAGAACAAATCAGTTCGCTGAGCGCATTTCCCGTCCGGGCCGATTTCCCGAATGCGACGGATCCATTTAAGTATCGCCTATTGGAAGTCATCGGGGTCTACGGCGACTCACTGCGGGAGATGGCGAATGAAATGTTCGGTGACGGGATCATGAGCGCTATTGATTTTACCTTGGATATGGAAAAGGTGACCGGCAGCCAGGGCGAGGCCCGGTGCAAGATCACGCTCAATGGGAAGTGGCTCGAATACAAAACGTTCTAG
- a CDS encoding formate/nitrite transporter family protein has translation MHTADHERIAGVAARKWSFFERSPGGYLILSALAGIYLGFGIALIFSVGGPLAAVASPVVKLVMGVSFGIALTLVIFAGSELFTGNNLIGTIGGLTRSLSWAQVIQLNAWSWIGNLAGSLGLAWLIVQSGVFAKGPTTELIEKVASVKMSLPAWELFVRGILCNWLICLAVWMTGRTNNDTAKILLIFWCLFAFIGTGFEHSIANQSLLGMALFLPHDAAVSWGAFWYNQLFVVLGNLVGGGLFVGGLYWMVSPYRVTEATAAPVAQPVASAVAGS, from the coding sequence ATGCATACAGCGGATCACGAGCGGATCGCAGGGGTGGCAGCAAGGAAGTGGTCGTTTTTCGAACGGTCACCGGGCGGATATCTCATCCTTTCGGCTTTGGCCGGGATCTATCTCGGGTTTGGAATTGCGTTGATCTTCAGTGTGGGGGGACCGTTGGCGGCGGTCGCGTCTCCGGTGGTCAAACTCGTGATGGGGGTGTCGTTCGGGATTGCCTTGACGCTGGTGATCTTCGCGGGGTCTGAGTTGTTCACCGGCAACAACCTCATCGGCACGATCGGTGGTCTGACAAGAAGTCTCAGCTGGGCGCAAGTCATTCAACTCAATGCCTGGTCCTGGATTGGCAATTTGGCAGGTTCGTTGGGGTTGGCCTGGCTCATTGTCCAATCGGGCGTGTTTGCCAAAGGGCCGACGACGGAACTGATCGAGAAAGTGGCTTCGGTAAAAATGTCGCTGCCTGCCTGGGAGCTGTTCGTGCGGGGCATTCTCTGCAATTGGCTGATCTGTCTGGCAGTCTGGATGACGGGTCGAACGAACAACGATACGGCGAAGATTCTCCTGATCTTCTGGTGCCTGTTCGCATTCATCGGCACCGGGTTCGAGCATAGCATCGCGAATCAATCGTTGTTGGGCATGGCGTTGTTTCTGCCGCATGACGCCGCTGTGAGTTGGGGGGCTTTTTGGTACAACCAGCTGTTCGTCGTGCTGGGGAACCTGGTGGGCGGCGGATTGTTTGTCGGGGGTCTCTATTGGATGGTGAGCCCCTATCGCGTGACGGAAGCGACGGCGGCCCCGGTGGCTCAACCGGTGGCGTCGGCGGTGGCAGGATCGTAA